One region of Emys orbicularis isolate rEmyOrb1 chromosome 4, rEmyOrb1.hap1, whole genome shotgun sequence genomic DNA includes:
- the LOC135878118 gene encoding carnosine synthase 1-like: MLSLDQINVDQPLILKDLDWAEQEPLPSLSPLCPSWHQDVSLDCKFSPEDTQAHAWTTYYYDLLQCTLQQEGLPETVDRTKEPRTGFSSGDVTICILGSPTSYLSVLLEGSSQCPGNMLLCLSPSWLAKVPSEQHPGELSLLVSKAVSFELGGRTCLDEFSPPRRVTYFMGSFGPCKEHGQSAGELARNLDCPTGGSGELAHLLEDKLLTRQLLDQRAQVGVPLTLAFTFKRLRPLRDVTTERSVRMVELSGKEGQENLIQEEIKAFLQGSAMEPYSQVVVKPSGWCWSGAHAVTFHAKVEQAAMLQAVLALLETLEEEESALLEAFIPTARLTQPESPNSTSRSSTSPRPDLAIRICTVVCRSWGDQPLLSQVVCGVGRADKPLKHQAMVPQSLESGLRQQGVTDEAQLAAIHAQVKHKAEAAMTAFLEMEAGLSVEQRGGRRAQTDVIGVDFLLTSSEQVLQLMALEMNSQLCLETCALFESMGQAVGVPAGESSRPLVETMLRRTQCHLMEGKHVLVIGAGGVSKKFVWEAARAYGLKIHLVESDPNHFASQLVQTFIHYDTTEHKRDEEHAQRLVGLVQERGLHLDGCLSYWDDCMVLTALVCEQLGLRCSPVAAMRVAKQKSRTHQHLLRRRKEAPLGWASEALYAVPCCHLESHADVERAARHLSFPGVMKLEYGAGAVGVKLVEDVQQCHLHFEKISRDLREDTDHPGIGLGWGNAMLLMEYVSGTEHDVDIVIYDGRMLAAFVSDNGPTRVPHFTETAASMPTCLAPDREAQLVRAAYQCCLGCGLTNGVFNVELKLTASGPKLIEINPRMGGFYLRDWIQEIYGVDIMLASVMVACGVPPLLPAHAQPRTHLVGVMCVVSQHLKALKSTASVETLQALHERGIIRLNLLEDELVAREYEEPYCNVACASPSRCEACLKVLGVCQVLGIDSPHYPVTHFLSHFK, encoded by the exons CTATCTCTGGATCAGATCAATGTGGATCAGCCCCTGATCCTGAAGGACCTGGACTGGGCTGAGCAGGAGCCCCTGCCATCGCTCagccccctgtgtccctcctggcACCAGGACGTGTCTCTGGACTGCAAGTTTTCTCCGGAGGACACCCAGGCACATGCCTGGACCACCTACTACTACGACCTGCTGCAATGtaccctgcagcaggaggggctgcCGGAGACAGTCGACCGCACCAAGGAGCCCAGAACAG GGTTCAGCTCGGGGGATGTGACCATCTGCATCCTGGGATCCCCGACCTCATACctgtctgtgctgctggagggcagCTCCCAGTGCCCAG gtaaCATGCTACTGTGCCTGTCGCCCAGCTGGCTGGCCAAGGTGCCCTCTGAGCAGCACCCTGGCGAGTTGTCCTTGCTGGTCTCCAAGGCTGTCTCCTTCGAGCTGGGTGGGCGCACGTGCCTGGACGAGTTCTCGCCCCCGCGCCGTGTCACTTACTTCATGGGCTCCTTCGGGCCATGCAAGGAGCACGGGCAGTCAGCGGGGGAGCTGGCGCGCAACCTGGATTGCCCCACGGGAGGTTCGGGGGAGCTGGCCCACCTGCTGGAGGACAAGCTGCTGACGCGCCAGCTGCTGGACCAGCGGGCCCAGGTGGGGGTACCGCTCACGCTGGCCTTCACCTTCAAGCGGCTGCGCCCACTGCGGGACGTCACCACTGAGCGCTCCGTCCGCATGGTGGAGCTCAGCGGCAAGGAGGGCCAGGAGAACCTCATCCAGGAGGAGATCAAGGCCTTCCTGCAGGGCAGCGCCATGGAGCCCTACAGCCAG GTGGTGGTGAAGCCATCGGGCTGGTGCTGGAGTGGGGCCCATGCTGTGACCTTCCATGCCAAGGTGGAGCAGGCTGCCATGCTCCAAGCCGTGCTGGCACTGCTGGAgaccctggaggaggaggagagcgccCTGCTGGAAGCCTTCATCCCCACCGCCCGCCTCACCCAGCCCGAATCCCCCAACAGCACCTCCCGAA GCAGCACATCTCCGAGGCCTGACCTGGCGATCCGGATCTGCACTGTCGTCTGCAGATCCTGGGGTGACCAGCCTCTGCTGAGCCAG GTGGTGTGCGGCGTGGGACGGGCTGATAAGCCCCTGAAGCACCAGGCCATGGTGCCCCAGAGCCTGGAGAGCGGCCTGCGGCAGCAGGGGGTGACAGATGAGGCCCAGCTCGCTGCCATCCATGCCCAGGTCAAGCACAAGGCTGAGGCCGCCATGACGGCCTTCCTGGAGATGGAGGCGGGGCTGTCGGTGGAGCAGCGGGGCGGCCGACGGGCCCAGACTGATGTGATTG GCGTGGATTTCCTCCTGACCTCGTCGGAGCAGGTGCTGCAGCTGATGGCTCTGGAGATGAATTCTCAGCTGTGCCTGGAGACCTGCGCGCTCTTCGAGTCCATGGGTCAGGCGGTGGGGGTGCCGGCAGGCGAGTCCTCACGTCCTCTGGTGGAGACGATGTTGCGGCGTACACAGTGTCACCTCATGGAGGGCAAGCACGTGTTGGTGATCGGGGCCGGAGGAGTCAGCAAAAAGTTCGTCTGGGAGGCAGCCAGGGCCTATGGGCTAAAA ATTCACCTGGTGGAGTCGGACCCCAACCACTTTGCCTCGCAGCTGGTGCAGACCTTCATCCACTATGACACCACGGAGCACAAGCGGGACGAGGAGCACGCCCAGCGGCTGGTGGGGCTGGTTCAGGAGCGGGGCCTGCACCTGGATGGCTGCCTCTCCTACTGGGACGACTGCATGGTGCTGACGGCCCTGGTGTGTGAGCAGCTGGGCCTGCGCTGCAGCCCGGTGGCCGCCATGCGGGTGGCCAAGCAGAAGAGCCGCACCCACCAACACCTGCTGCGCCGGCGCAAGGAAGCCCCGCTTGGCTGGGCCTCAGAGGCGCTCTATGCCGTTCCCTGCTGCCACCTGGAGAGCCACGCTGACGTGGAGCGGGCTGCTCGTCATCTCTCCTTCCCCGGCGTCATGAAGCTAGAGTACGGGGCAGGCGCCGTGGGGGTCAAGCTGGTGGAGGACGTGCAGCAGTGCCACCTGCACTTCGAGAAGATCTCACGGGACTTGCGGGAGGATACGGATCACCCAGGCatcgggctgggctggggcaacGCCATGCTGCTGATGGAGTATGTCTCCGGCACTGAGCACGACGTGGACATTGTGATCTATGATGGGCGCATGCTGGCCGCCTTCGTCTCCGACAACGGGCCCACCCGCGTGCCCCACTTCACTGAGACGGCGGCCAGCATGCCCACCTGCCTGGCGCCCGACCGCGAGGCCCAGCTCGTGCGCGCCGCCTACCAGTGCTGCTTGGGCTGCGGCCTGACCAACGGCGTCTTCAACGTGGAGCTCAAGTTGACGGCGTCTGGGCCCAAGCTCATCGAGATCAACCCCCGCATGGGCGGCTTCTACCTGCGCGACTGGATCCAGGAGATCTACGGGGTGGACATCATGCTCGCCTCGGTCATGGTGGCCTGCGGGGTGCCCCCGCTGCTGCCCGCCCATGCCCAGCCCCGCACCCACCTGGTGGGTGTCATGTGCGTGGTGTCACAGCACCTTAAGGCCCTCAAGTCCACAGCCAGTGTGGAGACGTTGCAGGCCCTGCATGAGCGCGGCATCATCCGCCTCAACCTGCTGGAGGATGAGCTTGTTGCCCGTGAATACGAAGAGCCCTACTGCAACGTGGCCTGTGCCAGCCCCAGCCGCTGCGAGGCCTGCCTCAAGGTGCTGGGTGTCTGCCAGGTGCTGGGCATCGACTCGCCCCACTATCCTGTCACCCACTTCCTCTCTCACTTCAAAtag